From the Vespa velutina chromosome 16, iVesVel2.1, whole genome shotgun sequence genome, one window contains:
- the LOC124954834 gene encoding myelin regulatory factor-like protein isoform X1, producing MDVIGDGDEQTLQAILGRGDFVGGIDNEAFDFSQLEDFINSDSEQPATNSMSMRACACACAYFADTLAAEENGSGTTSHGDRVEATGSQQTPQRLPSPIAHNHAVSNACSSGTTTTTVPTGTAYKDPQSYVHPHPLPESPPDSGSEPPYSPPGHHDPQHVHSPHQKAALQEILLHHQGNTSNYPGNLLPSSPRTLATSTDPLLLTHPVLTPHLTSGTTNLSTQQQIAPTLVPLSHEHGNDGINTLYSSLQSAPKKRKLSQDGLVHVKQSLHKEPELGTVEHSCSSSSAVLDGDEVADSNYIDPSYQCIRFHPFQQTSWHVLCDHNLKELPVPHYRVDADKGFNFSNSDDAFVCQKKNHFQITCHAQLQGEAVFVRTGEGLKKINSFQLHFYGVKVESPTQTIRVEQSQSDRSKKPFHPVTVVSRVDLGGERVTKVTVGRLHFSETTSNNMRKKGKPNPDQRYFHLVVGLHAHTADQASYQVVAHASERIIVRNQQHFVQASNPGQFESEGSGVGAEGGWQRGAAPDSVYHAGRVGINTDRPDEALVIHGNMKVTGHIVQPSDARAKQNVQEVDTREQLRNVQQLRVVRYRYAPEFALHSGLGIKPQEDTGVIAQEVQQILPEAVLPAGDIVLPNGQRIENFLVVNKERIFMENVGAVKELCKVTDSLETRIDQLERINKRLAKLKRGDSLKSSVSTVSSISSNKYSSPTNNKSSILGKTKRIEREDELLCSNKFIQIIIVILILIMAFCLVAMATLYFLEYQKRSSLEWSTMASKDMLAVKPVHPAMLSTTPTYDPRLNSLLHSTISSLYTKHGPYTRGLDGGLSLKSNSLTTQTPNTKQQLYSQEITSWYPINHSGPQPKLDKNNEFPGNWLSKNGAGAIPSNVDENDQGTDVDAISNKDPIPLGRPIDCPAHFSELESPCQIYCCSAEIHQLEDPQPDHPPEKKSISDHLEQPLNIHEEKRKVSKGFQNGINPSDPSTQTLVKESNYKYLHKRTKRETVGADWGEVASNAAGSLPPEPKPQLFIVAKSFNVSLDQRYCTAASPNTPNNISCIIPLSKHMPDMHLTLHFLGMPWFWQTVQQCPVSSTSIDETMVCGWTYTLQQQQTQYIENNNQPGDQSFPLDVAHYLRKTLKFRVPTVQPQENICKNQHGVDYLEFTLHFYRDCNE from the exons gTCGAGGCGACTTCGTTGGAGGAATTGACAACGAAGCCTTTGACTTTTCGCAGTTGGAGGATTTCATTAACAGCGACAGCGAACAACCAGCAAC aaattcgatGTCCATGCGTGCCTGTGCTTGTGCTTGTGC atatttcgCGGACACTCTCGCGGCAGAAGAAAACGGGAGTGGAACGACGAGTCATGGCGATCGAGTTGAAGCAACGGGTAGTCAGCAAACACCACAACGTTTACCTTCACCGATCGCTCACAATCATGCTGTGTCGAACGCATGTTCTTCTggtaccaccactaccaccgtCCCAACCGGTACCGCCTACAAAGATCCACAATCGTACGTTCATCC ACATCCGTTGCCAGAAAGTCCACCGGACAGTGGAAGCGAGCCACCATATTCTCCGCCTGGACACCATGATCCCCAACACGTTCACTCGCCAC ATCAAAAGGCGGCCTTACAAGAAATACTTTTACATCACCAAGGTAATACATCCAATTATCCAGGCAATTTGTTACCATCCTCACCAAGAACATTGGCCACATCTACTGACCCCTTATTGTTGACACATCCGGTCTTAACTCCTCATCTTACATCAGGAACGACGAATTTATCGACTCAACAACAAATTGCACCAACCTTAGTACCGTTGTCACACGAACATGGTAACGATGGTATTAACACGTTATACTCGTCTCTTCAGTCAGCacctaaaaagagaaaacttagTCAGGATGGGCTTGTTCATGTCAAACAG TCTTTGCATAAGGAGCCGGAACTTGGTACGGTGGAACATAGTTGCAGCAGTAGCAGTGCTGTTCTCGATGGTGACGAAGTTGCTGACAGTAATTACATTGATCCAAGTTATCAATGCATACGATTTCATCCCTTTCAACAAACTTCTTGGCACGTACTTTGTGATCATAATCTTAAAGAACTTCCTGTACCGCATTACAGAGTCGATGCGGATAAAGGATTTAATTTTAGTAATTCTGACGATGCTTTTGTTTGCCAAAAGAAGAATCATTTTCAG ATCACTTGTCATGCACAATTACAAGGCGAAGCTGTATTCGTACGAACTGGTGAAGGattgaagaagataaatagctttcaattacatttttatggtGTTAAAGTCGAATCGCCGACGCAAACTATCAGAGTAGAACAAAGTCAAAGCGACAGAAGTAAGAAACCCTTTCATCCTGTTAC CGTTGTTTCCAGGGTGGATTTAGGCGGCGAACGTGTTACGAAAGTAACAGTCGGCCGCTTACATTTTAGTGAAACAACGAGTAATAATATgcgtaaaaaaggaaaaccaaATCCAGatcaaagatattttcatttggtTGTTGGTCTTCATGCTCATACAGCAGACCAAGCAAGTTATCAAGTCGTTGCACATGCATCGGAAAGAATAATCGTTAGG AACCAGCAACATTTTGTACAGGCAAGTAATCCAGGACAATTTGAATCTGAGGGTAGTGGTGTCGGAGCTGAAGGAGGATGGCAAAGAGGTGCTGCACCTGATAGCGTTTATCATGCTGGCCGAGTTGGTATTAATACGGATAGACCGGACGAGGCTCTTGTAATTCATGGAAATATGAAG gTTACTGGTCATATAGTTCAACCAAGTGATGCAAGAGCTAAACAAAATGTTCAAGAAGTGGATACACGTGAACAATTGAGAAATGTACAACAGCTTCGTGTTGTAAGATATCGATATGCTCCAGAATTTGCCTTGCATTCAGGTTTGGGAATAAAACCACAAGAAGATACCGGTGTTATAGCTCAAGAGGTACAACAAATTTTACCGGAAGCTGTACTTCCAGCCGGCGATATTGTTCTTCCAAATGGTcaaagaattgaaaattttttggtGGTTAATAAAGAACGAATATTCATGGAAAATGTAGGGGCCGTGAAAGAACTTTGTAAA GTAACAGATAGTTTGGAAACTAGAATAGATCAACtagaaagaataaacaaacgCCTTGCTAAATTAAAAAGAGGCGACAGTCTTAAAAGTTCCGTCAGTACGGTATCTAGCATATCGAGTAATAAATACTCATCGCCTACTAATAACAAATCGTCTATCcttggaaaaacaaaaaggattGAAAGAGAGGACGAACTTTTATgcagtaataaatttatacaaattattatcgttatacttatATTGATCATGGCATTTtg TCTCGTTGCAATGGCAACATTATATTTTCTGGAATATCAAAAACGTAGTAGCCTCGAATGGTCTACAATGGCAAGTAAAGATATGCTGGCTGTGAAACCTGTTCATCCAGCAATGTTATCAACAACTCCAACATACGATCCTAGATTGAATTCTTTATTACATAGTACaatatcttctttatatacaAAACACGGTCCGTATACGAGAGGTTTAGACGGTGGATTATCCTTAAAAAGTAATTCATTAACAACACAAACGCCTAACACGAAGCAACAATTATATTCGCAAGAAATAACTTCGTGGTATCCGATAAATCATTCGGGACCACAACCAAAGctcgataaaaataa cgaATTTCCTGGGAATTGGTTGAGTAAAAACGGTGCAGGTGCCATTCCTAGTAATGTAGATGAAAATGATCAAGGAACAGACGTTGATGCAATATCAAACAAAGATCCGATTCCTTTAGGAAGACCAATTGATTGTCCTGCACATTTTAGTGAACTCGAAAGTCCATGTCAG ATTTATTGTTGCTCTGCTGAAATTCATCAATTGGAAGATCCACAACCAGATCATCCACCAGagaaaaaatctattt cAGATCATCTGGAGCAACctttaaatattcatgaaGAGAAGCGTAAAGTAAGCAAAGGTTTTCAAAATGGCATTAATCCATCTGATCCTAGCACACAAACTCTCGTAAAAGAG agcaATTACAAATATCTACATAAAAGGACAAAACGAGAAACTGTTGGTGCAGATTGGGGAGAAGTAGCTAGTAACGCTGCTGGTTCTTTACCACCAGAACCTAAACCCCAATTGTTTATAGTTGCCAAAAGCTTTAATGTCTCCTTAGATCAACGATATTGCACTGCTGCCTCACCAAATACTCCAAACAATATTAGTTGTATTATACCATTATCTAAACATATGCCTGATATGCATCTTACGTTACATTTtct CGGTATGCCTTGGTTTTGGCAAACGGTGCAACAATGTCCAGTATCATCGACTTCTATTGACGAAACAATGGTATGCGGTTGGACTTATACTttgcaacaacaacaaacacaatatattgaaaataacaatCAACCAGGCGATCAATCTTTTCCTTTGGATGTAGCACATTATCTCAggaaaacattaaaatttcgTGTACCCACTGTACAGCCCCAAGAA aatATCTGTAAGAATCAACATGGCGTTGATTATTTAGAATTCACATTGCACTTTTATCGGGACtgcaatgaataa
- the LOC124954834 gene encoding myelin regulatory factor isoform X13 encodes MDVIGDGDEQTLQAILGRGDFVGGIDNEAFDFSQLEDFINSDSEQPATNSMSMRACACACAYFADTLAAEENGSGTTSHGDRVEATGSQQTPQRLPSPIAHNHAVSNACSSGTTTTTVPTGTAYKDPQSYVHPHPLPESPPDSGSEPPYSPPGHHDPQHVHSPHQKAALQEILLHHQGTTNLSTQQQIAPTLVPLSHEHGNDGINTLYSSLQSAPKKRKLSQDGLVHVKQEPELGTVEHSCSSSSAVLDGDEVADSNYIDPSYQCIRFHPFQQTSWHVLCDHNLKELPVPHYRVDADKGFNFSNSDDAFVCQKKNHFQITCHAQLQGEAVFVRTGEGLKKINSFQLHFYGVKVESPTQTIRVEQSQSDRSKKPFHPVTVVSRVDLGGERVTKVTVGRLHFSETTSNNMRKKGKPNPDQRYFHLVVGLHAHTADQASYQVVAHASERIIVRNQQHFVQASNPGQFESEGSGVGAEGGWQRGAAPDSVYHAGRVGINTDRPDEALVIHGNMKVTGHIVQPSDARAKQNVQEVDTREQLRNVQQLRVVRYRYAPEFALHSGLGIKPQEDTGVIAQEVQQILPEAVLPAGDIVLPNGQRIENFLVVNKERIFMENVGAVKELCKVTDSLETRIDQLERINKRLAKLKRGDSLKSSVSTVSSISSNKYSSPTNNKSSILGKTKRIEREDELLCSNKFIQIIIVILILIMAFCLVAMATLYFLEYQKRSSLEWSTMASKDMLAVKPVHPAMLSTTPTYDPRLNSLLHSTISSLYTKHGPYTRGLDGGLSLKSNSLTTQTPNTKQQLYSQEITSWYPINHSGPQPKLDKNNEFPGNWLSKNGAGAIPSNVDENDQGTDVDAISNKDPIPLGRPIDCPAHFSELESPCQIYCCSAEIHQLEDPQPDHPPEKKSISDHLEQPLNIHEEKRKVSKGFQNGINPSDPSTQTLVKESNYKYLHKRTKRETVGADWGEVASNAAGSLPPEPKPQLFIVAKSFNVSLDQRYCTAASPNTPNNISCIIPLSKHMPDMHLTLHFLGMPWFWQTVQQCPVSSTSIDETMVCGWTYTLQQQQTQYIENNNQPGDQSFPLDVAHYLRKTLKFRVPTVQPQENICKNQHGVDYLEFTLHFYRDCNE; translated from the exons gTCGAGGCGACTTCGTTGGAGGAATTGACAACGAAGCCTTTGACTTTTCGCAGTTGGAGGATTTCATTAACAGCGACAGCGAACAACCAGCAAC aaattcgatGTCCATGCGTGCCTGTGCTTGTGCTTGTGC atatttcgCGGACACTCTCGCGGCAGAAGAAAACGGGAGTGGAACGACGAGTCATGGCGATCGAGTTGAAGCAACGGGTAGTCAGCAAACACCACAACGTTTACCTTCACCGATCGCTCACAATCATGCTGTGTCGAACGCATGTTCTTCTggtaccaccactaccaccgtCCCAACCGGTACCGCCTACAAAGATCCACAATCGTACGTTCATCC ACATCCGTTGCCAGAAAGTCCACCGGACAGTGGAAGCGAGCCACCATATTCTCCGCCTGGACACCATGATCCCCAACACGTTCACTCGCCAC ATCAAAAGGCGGCCTTACAAGAAATACTTTTACATCACCAAG GAACGACGAATTTATCGACTCAACAACAAATTGCACCAACCTTAGTACCGTTGTCACACGAACATGGTAACGATGGTATTAACACGTTATACTCGTCTCTTCAGTCAGCacctaaaaagagaaaacttagTCAGGATGGGCTTGTTCATGTCAAACAG GAGCCGGAACTTGGTACGGTGGAACATAGTTGCAGCAGTAGCAGTGCTGTTCTCGATGGTGACGAAGTTGCTGACAGTAATTACATTGATCCAAGTTATCAATGCATACGATTTCATCCCTTTCAACAAACTTCTTGGCACGTACTTTGTGATCATAATCTTAAAGAACTTCCTGTACCGCATTACAGAGTCGATGCGGATAAAGGATTTAATTTTAGTAATTCTGACGATGCTTTTGTTTGCCAAAAGAAGAATCATTTTCAG ATCACTTGTCATGCACAATTACAAGGCGAAGCTGTATTCGTACGAACTGGTGAAGGattgaagaagataaatagctttcaattacatttttatggtGTTAAAGTCGAATCGCCGACGCAAACTATCAGAGTAGAACAAAGTCAAAGCGACAGAAGTAAGAAACCCTTTCATCCTGTTAC CGTTGTTTCCAGGGTGGATTTAGGCGGCGAACGTGTTACGAAAGTAACAGTCGGCCGCTTACATTTTAGTGAAACAACGAGTAATAATATgcgtaaaaaaggaaaaccaaATCCAGatcaaagatattttcatttggtTGTTGGTCTTCATGCTCATACAGCAGACCAAGCAAGTTATCAAGTCGTTGCACATGCATCGGAAAGAATAATCGTTAGG AACCAGCAACATTTTGTACAGGCAAGTAATCCAGGACAATTTGAATCTGAGGGTAGTGGTGTCGGAGCTGAAGGAGGATGGCAAAGAGGTGCTGCACCTGATAGCGTTTATCATGCTGGCCGAGTTGGTATTAATACGGATAGACCGGACGAGGCTCTTGTAATTCATGGAAATATGAAG gTTACTGGTCATATAGTTCAACCAAGTGATGCAAGAGCTAAACAAAATGTTCAAGAAGTGGATACACGTGAACAATTGAGAAATGTACAACAGCTTCGTGTTGTAAGATATCGATATGCTCCAGAATTTGCCTTGCATTCAGGTTTGGGAATAAAACCACAAGAAGATACCGGTGTTATAGCTCAAGAGGTACAACAAATTTTACCGGAAGCTGTACTTCCAGCCGGCGATATTGTTCTTCCAAATGGTcaaagaattgaaaattttttggtGGTTAATAAAGAACGAATATTCATGGAAAATGTAGGGGCCGTGAAAGAACTTTGTAAA GTAACAGATAGTTTGGAAACTAGAATAGATCAACtagaaagaataaacaaacgCCTTGCTAAATTAAAAAGAGGCGACAGTCTTAAAAGTTCCGTCAGTACGGTATCTAGCATATCGAGTAATAAATACTCATCGCCTACTAATAACAAATCGTCTATCcttggaaaaacaaaaaggattGAAAGAGAGGACGAACTTTTATgcagtaataaatttatacaaattattatcgttatacttatATTGATCATGGCATTTtg TCTCGTTGCAATGGCAACATTATATTTTCTGGAATATCAAAAACGTAGTAGCCTCGAATGGTCTACAATGGCAAGTAAAGATATGCTGGCTGTGAAACCTGTTCATCCAGCAATGTTATCAACAACTCCAACATACGATCCTAGATTGAATTCTTTATTACATAGTACaatatcttctttatatacaAAACACGGTCCGTATACGAGAGGTTTAGACGGTGGATTATCCTTAAAAAGTAATTCATTAACAACACAAACGCCTAACACGAAGCAACAATTATATTCGCAAGAAATAACTTCGTGGTATCCGATAAATCATTCGGGACCACAACCAAAGctcgataaaaataa cgaATTTCCTGGGAATTGGTTGAGTAAAAACGGTGCAGGTGCCATTCCTAGTAATGTAGATGAAAATGATCAAGGAACAGACGTTGATGCAATATCAAACAAAGATCCGATTCCTTTAGGAAGACCAATTGATTGTCCTGCACATTTTAGTGAACTCGAAAGTCCATGTCAG ATTTATTGTTGCTCTGCTGAAATTCATCAATTGGAAGATCCACAACCAGATCATCCACCAGagaaaaaatctattt cAGATCATCTGGAGCAACctttaaatattcatgaaGAGAAGCGTAAAGTAAGCAAAGGTTTTCAAAATGGCATTAATCCATCTGATCCTAGCACACAAACTCTCGTAAAAGAG agcaATTACAAATATCTACATAAAAGGACAAAACGAGAAACTGTTGGTGCAGATTGGGGAGAAGTAGCTAGTAACGCTGCTGGTTCTTTACCACCAGAACCTAAACCCCAATTGTTTATAGTTGCCAAAAGCTTTAATGTCTCCTTAGATCAACGATATTGCACTGCTGCCTCACCAAATACTCCAAACAATATTAGTTGTATTATACCATTATCTAAACATATGCCTGATATGCATCTTACGTTACATTTtct CGGTATGCCTTGGTTTTGGCAAACGGTGCAACAATGTCCAGTATCATCGACTTCTATTGACGAAACAATGGTATGCGGTTGGACTTATACTttgcaacaacaacaaacacaatatattgaaaataacaatCAACCAGGCGATCAATCTTTTCCTTTGGATGTAGCACATTATCTCAggaaaacattaaaatttcgTGTACCCACTGTACAGCCCCAAGAA aatATCTGTAAGAATCAACATGGCGTTGATTATTTAGAATTCACATTGCACTTTTATCGGGACtgcaatgaataa
- the LOC124954834 gene encoding myelin regulatory factor-like protein isoform X3, which translates to MDVIGDGDEQTLQAILGRGDFVGGIDNEAFDFSQLEDFINSDSEQPATNSMSMRACACACAYFADTLAAEENGSGTTSHGDRVEATGSQQTPQRLPSPIAHNHAVSNACSSGTTTTTVPTGTAYKDPQSYVHPHPLPESPPDSGSEPPYSPPGHHDPQHVHSPHQKAALQEILLHHQGNTSNYPGNLLPSSPRTLATSTDPLLLTHPVLTPHLTSGTTNLSTQQQIAPTLVPLSHEHGNDGINTLYSSLQSAPKKRKLSQDGLVHVKQEPELGTVEHSCSSSSAVLDGDEVADSNYIDPSYQCIRFHPFQQTSWHVLCDHNLKELPVPHYRVDADKGFNFSNSDDAFVCQKKNHFQITCHAQLQGEAVFVRTGEGLKKINSFQLHFYGVKVESPTQTIRVEQSQSDRSKKPFHPVTVVSRVDLGGERVTKVTVGRLHFSETTSNNMRKKGKPNPDQRYFHLVVGLHAHTADQASYQVVAHASERIIVRNQQHFVQASNPGQFESEGSGVGAEGGWQRGAAPDSVYHAGRVGINTDRPDEALVIHGNMKVTGHIVQPSDARAKQNVQEVDTREQLRNVQQLRVVRYRYAPEFALHSGLGIKPQEDTGVIAQEVQQILPEAVLPAGDIVLPNGQRIENFLVVNKERIFMENVGAVKELCKVTDSLETRIDQLERINKRLAKLKRGDSLKSSVSTVSSISSNKYSSPTNNKSSILGKTKRIEREDELLCSNKFIQIIIVILILIMAFCLVAMATLYFLEYQKRSSLEWSTMASKDMLAVKPVHPAMLSTTPTYDPRLNSLLHSTISSLYTKHGPYTRGLDGGLSLKSNSLTTQTPNTKQQLYSQEITSWYPINHSGPQPKLDKNNEFPGNWLSKNGAGAIPSNVDENDQGTDVDAISNKDPIPLGRPIDCPAHFSELESPCQIYCCSAEIHQLEDPQPDHPPEKKSISDHLEQPLNIHEEKRKVSKGFQNGINPSDPSTQTLVKESNYKYLHKRTKRETVGADWGEVASNAAGSLPPEPKPQLFIVAKSFNVSLDQRYCTAASPNTPNNISCIIPLSKHMPDMHLTLHFLGMPWFWQTVQQCPVSSTSIDETMVCGWTYTLQQQQTQYIENNNQPGDQSFPLDVAHYLRKTLKFRVPTVQPQENICKNQHGVDYLEFTLHFYRDCNE; encoded by the exons gTCGAGGCGACTTCGTTGGAGGAATTGACAACGAAGCCTTTGACTTTTCGCAGTTGGAGGATTTCATTAACAGCGACAGCGAACAACCAGCAAC aaattcgatGTCCATGCGTGCCTGTGCTTGTGCTTGTGC atatttcgCGGACACTCTCGCGGCAGAAGAAAACGGGAGTGGAACGACGAGTCATGGCGATCGAGTTGAAGCAACGGGTAGTCAGCAAACACCACAACGTTTACCTTCACCGATCGCTCACAATCATGCTGTGTCGAACGCATGTTCTTCTggtaccaccactaccaccgtCCCAACCGGTACCGCCTACAAAGATCCACAATCGTACGTTCATCC ACATCCGTTGCCAGAAAGTCCACCGGACAGTGGAAGCGAGCCACCATATTCTCCGCCTGGACACCATGATCCCCAACACGTTCACTCGCCAC ATCAAAAGGCGGCCTTACAAGAAATACTTTTACATCACCAAGGTAATACATCCAATTATCCAGGCAATTTGTTACCATCCTCACCAAGAACATTGGCCACATCTACTGACCCCTTATTGTTGACACATCCGGTCTTAACTCCTCATCTTACATCAGGAACGACGAATTTATCGACTCAACAACAAATTGCACCAACCTTAGTACCGTTGTCACACGAACATGGTAACGATGGTATTAACACGTTATACTCGTCTCTTCAGTCAGCacctaaaaagagaaaacttagTCAGGATGGGCTTGTTCATGTCAAACAG GAGCCGGAACTTGGTACGGTGGAACATAGTTGCAGCAGTAGCAGTGCTGTTCTCGATGGTGACGAAGTTGCTGACAGTAATTACATTGATCCAAGTTATCAATGCATACGATTTCATCCCTTTCAACAAACTTCTTGGCACGTACTTTGTGATCATAATCTTAAAGAACTTCCTGTACCGCATTACAGAGTCGATGCGGATAAAGGATTTAATTTTAGTAATTCTGACGATGCTTTTGTTTGCCAAAAGAAGAATCATTTTCAG ATCACTTGTCATGCACAATTACAAGGCGAAGCTGTATTCGTACGAACTGGTGAAGGattgaagaagataaatagctttcaattacatttttatggtGTTAAAGTCGAATCGCCGACGCAAACTATCAGAGTAGAACAAAGTCAAAGCGACAGAAGTAAGAAACCCTTTCATCCTGTTAC CGTTGTTTCCAGGGTGGATTTAGGCGGCGAACGTGTTACGAAAGTAACAGTCGGCCGCTTACATTTTAGTGAAACAACGAGTAATAATATgcgtaaaaaaggaaaaccaaATCCAGatcaaagatattttcatttggtTGTTGGTCTTCATGCTCATACAGCAGACCAAGCAAGTTATCAAGTCGTTGCACATGCATCGGAAAGAATAATCGTTAGG AACCAGCAACATTTTGTACAGGCAAGTAATCCAGGACAATTTGAATCTGAGGGTAGTGGTGTCGGAGCTGAAGGAGGATGGCAAAGAGGTGCTGCACCTGATAGCGTTTATCATGCTGGCCGAGTTGGTATTAATACGGATAGACCGGACGAGGCTCTTGTAATTCATGGAAATATGAAG gTTACTGGTCATATAGTTCAACCAAGTGATGCAAGAGCTAAACAAAATGTTCAAGAAGTGGATACACGTGAACAATTGAGAAATGTACAACAGCTTCGTGTTGTAAGATATCGATATGCTCCAGAATTTGCCTTGCATTCAGGTTTGGGAATAAAACCACAAGAAGATACCGGTGTTATAGCTCAAGAGGTACAACAAATTTTACCGGAAGCTGTACTTCCAGCCGGCGATATTGTTCTTCCAAATGGTcaaagaattgaaaattttttggtGGTTAATAAAGAACGAATATTCATGGAAAATGTAGGGGCCGTGAAAGAACTTTGTAAA GTAACAGATAGTTTGGAAACTAGAATAGATCAACtagaaagaataaacaaacgCCTTGCTAAATTAAAAAGAGGCGACAGTCTTAAAAGTTCCGTCAGTACGGTATCTAGCATATCGAGTAATAAATACTCATCGCCTACTAATAACAAATCGTCTATCcttggaaaaacaaaaaggattGAAAGAGAGGACGAACTTTTATgcagtaataaatttatacaaattattatcgttatacttatATTGATCATGGCATTTtg TCTCGTTGCAATGGCAACATTATATTTTCTGGAATATCAAAAACGTAGTAGCCTCGAATGGTCTACAATGGCAAGTAAAGATATGCTGGCTGTGAAACCTGTTCATCCAGCAATGTTATCAACAACTCCAACATACGATCCTAGATTGAATTCTTTATTACATAGTACaatatcttctttatatacaAAACACGGTCCGTATACGAGAGGTTTAGACGGTGGATTATCCTTAAAAAGTAATTCATTAACAACACAAACGCCTAACACGAAGCAACAATTATATTCGCAAGAAATAACTTCGTGGTATCCGATAAATCATTCGGGACCACAACCAAAGctcgataaaaataa cgaATTTCCTGGGAATTGGTTGAGTAAAAACGGTGCAGGTGCCATTCCTAGTAATGTAGATGAAAATGATCAAGGAACAGACGTTGATGCAATATCAAACAAAGATCCGATTCCTTTAGGAAGACCAATTGATTGTCCTGCACATTTTAGTGAACTCGAAAGTCCATGTCAG ATTTATTGTTGCTCTGCTGAAATTCATCAATTGGAAGATCCACAACCAGATCATCCACCAGagaaaaaatctattt cAGATCATCTGGAGCAACctttaaatattcatgaaGAGAAGCGTAAAGTAAGCAAAGGTTTTCAAAATGGCATTAATCCATCTGATCCTAGCACACAAACTCTCGTAAAAGAG agcaATTACAAATATCTACATAAAAGGACAAAACGAGAAACTGTTGGTGCAGATTGGGGAGAAGTAGCTAGTAACGCTGCTGGTTCTTTACCACCAGAACCTAAACCCCAATTGTTTATAGTTGCCAAAAGCTTTAATGTCTCCTTAGATCAACGATATTGCACTGCTGCCTCACCAAATACTCCAAACAATATTAGTTGTATTATACCATTATCTAAACATATGCCTGATATGCATCTTACGTTACATTTtct CGGTATGCCTTGGTTTTGGCAAACGGTGCAACAATGTCCAGTATCATCGACTTCTATTGACGAAACAATGGTATGCGGTTGGACTTATACTttgcaacaacaacaaacacaatatattgaaaataacaatCAACCAGGCGATCAATCTTTTCCTTTGGATGTAGCACATTATCTCAggaaaacattaaaatttcgTGTACCCACTGTACAGCCCCAAGAA aatATCTGTAAGAATCAACATGGCGTTGATTATTTAGAATTCACATTGCACTTTTATCGGGACtgcaatgaataa